In one Brassica oleracea var. oleracea cultivar TO1000 chromosome C9, BOL, whole genome shotgun sequence genomic region, the following are encoded:
- the LOC106317487 gene encoding GDSL esterase/lipase At5g08460: protein MRMSFTIQSLAFVPLFLVVVHAALVVITAEDENSPEEAMFPAMFVFGDSLVDNGNNNRLNSLARSNYLPYGIDFDGGQPTGRFSNGKTIVDFIGELLELPDIPAFMETIDGGVNVLRGVNYASAAGGILEETGRHLGERFSMRRQVENFDKTLMEISRGIGSSVTEYMAKSLVVVSLGNNDYINNYLKPSLFLTSSIYDPTSFADLLVSNFTSNLLELYDKGFRKFVLAGVGPLGCIPDQLAARAVPPGQCVEAVNEMAELFNNRLKSLVDRLNSDNKTGRDAIFVYGNTYGAAVDILTNPIDYGFEVTDRGCCGVGRNGGEITCLPLAVPCAFRDRHVFWDAFHPTQAFNLIIALRAFNGSKSDCYPINLLQMSRL from the exons ATGAGGATGTCTTTCACTATACAATCATTAGCATTTGTTCCATTGTTTCTAGTAGTGGTACATGCAGCCCTAGTAGTCATCACAGCCGAAGATGAAAACTCGCCGGAGGAGGCAATGTTTCCAGCGATGTTTGTGTTTGGAGACTCATTGGTGGACAACGGAAACAATAACCGTTTGAATTCGCTCGCTAGGTCCAACTATTTACCTTATGGCATCGATTTTGACGGTGGCCAACCCACCGGTCGATTCTCCAACGGCAAAACCATCGTCGATTTCATCG GAGAGTTGCTAGAGCTGCCGGATATACCAGCGTTCATGGAAACGATAGACGGAGGAGTTAATGTTCTTCGGGGAGTGAACTACGCATCGGCTGCCGGAGGAATCTTAGAAGAAACCGGTCGCCATCTC GGAGAGAGATTCAGCATGAGAAGACAAGTGGAGAACTTCGACAAAACATTAATGGAGATAAGTAGGGGAATAGGGTCATCAGTAACAGAGTATATGGCAAAGTCATTGGTGGTGGTTTCATTGGGGAACAATGACTACATTAACAATTACTTGAAACCATCGCTTTTCCTCACCAGCTCCATCTACGACCCTACTTCTTTCGCAGACCTCCTCGTCTCCAACTTCACATCTAATCTCCTT GAACTATATGATAAGGGGTTTAGGAAATTCGTGTTAGCTGGTGTTGGTCCATTAGGTTGTATACCAGACCAGCTAGCCGCTCGGGCGGTTCCGCCGGGTCAATGTGTGGAGGCGGTCAATGAGATGGCTGAGCTTTTCAACAACCGTCTCAAGTCGCTGGTGGATCGTCTCAACTCCGACAACAAAACTGGCCGTGACGCCATCTTTGTCTATGGCAATACGTATGGAGCCGCCGTGGATATACTCACCAACCCCATTGATTACG GATTCGAAGTGACGGATAGAGGGTGCTGTGGAGTAGGGAGAAACGGGGGAGAAATTACGTGTCTGCCACTAGCTGTGCCATGTGCATTCAGAGATCGACATGTTTTCTGGGATGCTTTTCATCCTACACAAGCTTTTAATCTCATCATTGCTCTTAGAGCGTTTAATGGCTCCAAATCCGACTGTTACCCCATTAATCTACTTCAAATGTCTCGTCTCTAA